The Ancylomarina subtilis DNA segment GATAAAAATGGAGCAAGTCATTGTGAGTGGTGGGAAAATCAAATTTAGGATTAAGCTAAAGCCTGGTGATCTCATGCAGCTTATTGGAGCTAAGGCTGCTGATCTTGTAAAATAATTCGCAAAAAAAATCACCTCACAGAATATGACGTGACTCTCTTCATTCTTTCTTTCCTTAACGCCTACTGAGTTTCATCCCACTTTTTACCAAGGTTAGAAAGATTTGCCTTCATTAAATCATCAGGCGACATAGCAATTCTAAATTCGCAAAAGGCTTCAAAGTTTAAAAACCAAGGCTCAGCAATGGATGGGATAGCGGATGCATCAGAAACTTCTGCGATCATAACAGCACCACGGTTACCATCTTGTTCTGTAAAATAAATACTTTCCGGCTTGATCTCTTCAAGAATGCGTCCAATTAATTCGCCAGCCTTACCATTTCGAACCATTGAATTGAAGGGTTCTACAGGAAACATGACATTAACTAACATCTTCATAACTATCAATTTTAATTAATAAGACATTAAGGTACGAAATAAAACAGTCAAGATCAATCATAAGTCCCCCAATATAAAAGCCCAAAGACATCTACACTATCTCAATCAACCGTTCACAATAAATCCACACCCAATATAATCGAGCACAACAAAACTCCGAATTCTTTTTTAGATTTACAGCCACTAACAAGCAAACTAAATCTCATGAAAGATTTCAATAATAGATTATTAACATGTGTGAAACAAGCTTTACCTGCGGGTTTAAAAACCTCCTTATGGCTCATTAAACTCACGCTACCCGTTTCATTCGCTGTCCTCTTATTGAATTACTTCGGCCTGCTGGTTATTATGGCTGAATACACCAGTCCAGTTTTTCGAATCATAGGTCTGCCCGGTGTTGCAGCACTCGTTTTAATCACCAGCATTTTCACTAATATTTATTCCGTTGTGGCTGTACTCACAACTCTGGCACTCCCCGTCCGTGATGGTACTATATTGGCTGTTATGTGTCTCATTTCTCATGGTTTCCTCATCGAAACCGCTATTCTTAAAAAAACAGGCTCTTCGG contains these protein-coding regions:
- a CDS encoding panthothenate synthetase — translated: MKMLVNVMFPVEPFNSMVRNGKAGELIGRILEEIKPESIYFTEQDGNRGAVMIAEVSDASAIPSIAEPWFLNFEAFCEFRIAMSPDDLMKANLSNLGKKWDETQ